Proteins encoded by one window of Lathyrus oleraceus cultivar Zhongwan6 chromosome 1, CAAS_Psat_ZW6_1.0, whole genome shotgun sequence:
- the LOC127079434 gene encoding pentatricopeptide repeat-containing protein At2g30780 produces MKRVWRFTSEAAQASRFTETCHRSNPKSIPILPTSTFIQRQSSTLQQPSMVLDLVSLFKVSIPPYEKHLINEVAILKNKLLREASDSVRVASILEDNSESLIRSHPVFLELLNQLNSNPSLLLEVFNWRRKRNVSEFDACSNSMNAHEYSKGIKAAGRSKNIDLAVELFREAEKKGVKITSTYNALMGAFMFNGLAGKCHSLFLDMKKDPVCSPSVVTYNIVISVFGRLMLIDHMEATFKEMSELRLSPNISTYNYLIGGYISTWMWDDMEKVFQVIKSGPVVPNMKTYLLMIRGYAHLGNMEKMEEIYSLVRDHVNENEMAILRVMICAYCKSSDVDKLKKIEAMLKLIPEKEYRPWLNVLLIKLYARENLLEKMETAINEAFEHRTAVTTTGIIKCIVTAYFRCNAVENLENFIRRSVFSGWRICHSLYHCKLVMYGSQKNLRKIQNVLEEMDDINMNRNKKTLWIMYKAYWNSGQKSMVLKILGQMFKHGYTVPNDAFPS; encoded by the exons ATGAAACGTGTTTGGCGATTCACTTCAGAAGCAGCACAAGCTTCCAGATTCACCGAAACATGCCACCGATCAAATCCCAAATCCATTCCCATTCTCCCCACCTCCACATTCATCCAACGACAGAGTAGTACCCTGCAACAGCCAAGCATGGTATTGGACCTTGTTTCGTTGTTCAAAGTTTCAATTCCACCTTACGAAAAGCATCTCATTAACGAAGTCGCGATTTTGAAGAACAAATTGCTTCGTGAAGCTTCTGATTCCGTTAGGGTTGCAAGCATTTTGGAAGATAATTCTGAATCCTTGATTCGCTCTCATCCCGTCTTTCTTGAGCTTTTGAATCAATTGAATTCAAACCCTTCTCTCTTACTAGAG GTGTTTAATTGGAGAAGGAAGAGAAATGTTTCTGAATTCGATGCGTGCAGTAATTCCATGAATGCACATGAATATTCCAAGGGTATCAAAGCGGCGGGAAGATCTAAGAATATTGATCTTGCTGTTGAGCTTTTTAGGGAAGCCGAGAAGAAGGGTGTGAAGATAACCAGCACTTACAATGCACTCATGGGTGCTTTTATGTTCAATGGTCTTGCGGGTAAATGCCACTCTTTGTTTCTCGATATGAAAAAGGATCCGGTTTGCTCTCCTTCCGTTGTTACATACAATATTGTTATATCTGTTTTTGGTCGCTTGATGTTAATTGATCACATGGAAGCAACATTCAAGGAGATGAGTGAGTTACGCCTTTCACCTAATATATCGACTTATAATTATTTAATTGGTGGATATATCTCCACCTGGATGTGGGATGATATGGAAAAAGTTTTTCAAGTGATAAAGTCAGGCCCTGTTGTGCCTAATATGAAAACCTACCTTTTAATGATTCGTGGATATGCACACCTTGGTAATATGGAGAAGATGGAAGAGATATATTCATTGGTAAGGGATCATGTAAATGAAAATGAAATGGCGATTCTTAGGGTTATGATATGTGCCTATTGTAAAAGTTCTGATGTAGATAAATTGAAGAAAATAGAGGCAATGTTAAAGTTGATTCCTGAAAAAGAATACCGGCCCTGGTTAAACGTGTTGTTGATTAAGCTTTATGCCCGGGAAAACTTGTTAGAGAAAATGGAGACTGCAATAAACGAGGCATTTGAGCACAGAACCGCTGTTACAACCACAGGAATTATCAAGTGCATAGTTACAGCTTATTTTCGGTGCAACGCGGTAGAAAATCTTGAAAATTTCATTAGACGTTCTGTATTTTCCGGGTGGAGAATTTGCCACTCCTTATATCATTGTAAGCTGGTCATGTATGGCTCACAGAAGAACCTTAGAAAAATACAAAATGTCCTTGAGGAGATGGATGATATCAACATGAATCGCAACAAGAAAACACTGTGGATAATGTACAAAGCTTACTGGAATTCTGGTCAGAAATCCATGGTTTTGAAAATATTGGGACAAATGTTCAAGCATGGTTATACAGTTCCCAACGACGCATTTCCGTCATGA